CGTCCTTGTCTTTCCTTGTTTTTACCAGCGGTAATGGGCGAAGGCGCGGTTCGCTTCGGCCATCTTGTGTACGGTCTCTTTCTTCTTGATCGCCCCGCCCTTCTCGCCGTAGGCGTCCATGATTTCTCCGACCAGCTTCTCGCGGAAAGATTTGCCGCCGCGCTGGCGCGCGTTCTGAACCAGCCAGCGGACGCCCAGGGCGTAGGACCGTTCCTTGCGAACTTCGGTGGGCACCTGGTAGGTGGCGCCGCCGACACGGCGCGAACGGGTTTCCACCTGGGGGCGGACATTCTCGATGGCCTTGGTGATCACTTTCAACGGATCTTCCTTCATCTTTTCCTGGAGGGTGTCCATGGCCGCGTAGACGATGTGCTGGGCGATGTTCTTCTTGCCGCTCTGCATGACCTTGGTGATCAGCTTGGCCAGAATGGAGGAATTGTAGACCGTGTCGTACAGGACCTCTTTTTGCTTGGTAATTTTTTTCCTGGGCATTTATTTCTCCTGGCCCCCTTTCTTGCGGCGGGCGCCGTATTTCGAGCGGCTTCTCTGCCTGTTCTCCACGCCGGTGGTGTCCTTGGCGCCGCGCACGATGTGGTAGCGCACCCCGGGCAGGTCCTTGACCCTGCCGCCGCGGACCAGGACGATCGAGTGCTCCTGGAGCGTATGCCCTTCGCCGGGGATATAGGCGGTCACTTCCACGCCGTTGGACAAGCGGACTCTGGCCACCTTGCGCATGGCCGAATTGGGCTTTTTGGGATTGGTGGTGAAGACGCGCGTGCAGACACCCCTTTTCAACGGGCAGTCTTGTAGCGCGGGTGATTTACTCTTGTCCCTCATCCGGCTTCTGCCCAAACGGACCAACTGATTAATTGTAGGCAAATTTCCTCCTGTACACGTTTTGAGCCTTTAGCAAATTCAAAATTTGTTGCTGTCAATGACGAATTTTAGATTTTGCTACTCAGGCTCTTATCCTGCTTTGCTGGATTTGGATTTTTTTTAGAAGATTTC
The sequence above is drawn from the Candidatus Aminicenantes bacterium genome and encodes:
- the rpsL gene encoding 30S ribosomal protein S12, whose amino-acid sequence is MPTINQLVRLGRSRMRDKSKSPALQDCPLKRGVCTRVFTTNPKKPNSAMRKVARVRLSNGVEVTAYIPGEGHTLQEHSIVLVRGGRVKDLPGVRYHIVRGAKDTTGVENRQRSRSKYGARRKKGGQEK
- the rpsG gene encoding 30S ribosomal protein S7, with the translated sequence MPRKKITKQKEVLYDTVYNSSILAKLITKVMQSGKKNIAQHIVYAAMDTLQEKMKEDPLKVITKAIENVRPQVETRSRRVGGATYQVPTEVRKERSYALGVRWLVQNARQRGGKSFREKLVGEIMDAYGEKGGAIKKKETVHKMAEANRAFAHYRW